The region ACGTTTTATGTTGTCTGATAATGTTTATCATTGGTACGTTTATTTTTTCGAAGAAGTATATAAATATAACTACTAAAAATTCGTTATACTCAAGTGATTCAAAAGAAATGTTTTTCGTAGTTTCCATTTTTGTGATAATAGTTTTAGTTATTAGGACGATAACTATGTTTAGAGGTCTGGGGATTGATAGTTTGTCCGATATTTTGCGGCCTGGAATGGGTCTATCAATAACAGAATATCGAATCAAGTTTGATTCTATTATGAGTTCTTCTATTTTATCTTGGATTCGACCATTCTCTTTAATTGCGTCAATCTATTTGGTTTCTAAAGCGTATCGCATGGGTAGTAAGTATTATACCATGCCTATAATTACTTCACTTCTAAATTTAATGTATGCCTATATCTCTCAGACAAGGGGAGAAATGATATTATTTGTGGGTATCATGTTTATTACAATAATAAACTTGAAATTGTCTTTCAAAAAAATAAAAGTATATCAATTTTACGCATATCTACTATTGATAATACTGGTATCAGTTTTTGCATTTGTTGTAATAGATGTAAATCGTGGAGGAATGCTGGCAGGCAGGCAAGGGCTGTCTTACACACTAGTAGGGTACTTTATCTCTGAATTCAATCGACTTGCCCTGATTTTAGATGGTAAACTTCGTTTACCAGGCGCGGGCGAGCAGGCCTACGCTTTCTATAACGTTCTATATCCACCATTTTCAAGTCGTATTGAGCTGCTCAATTTTGGTAACTGGCTTGGGTTTACGGCACCTGGGGAACAGTCTGTATGGAGTAGCTCTTTTAATAGTGTTAAAGTTGCCAAGTTAGATGAAAACTTCAATTGGTTCACGATTTATGGCT is a window of Deinococcus grandis DNA encoding:
- a CDS encoding O-antigen polymerase: MALVISLVGLAFTFFPPDVYEEILYEKNFMFLNAKLILYVLCCLIMFIIGTFIFSKKYINITTKNSLYSSDSKEMFFVVSIFVIIVLVIRTITMFRGLGIDSLSDILRPGMGLSITEYRIKFDSIMSSSILSWIRPFSLIASIYLVSKAYRMGSKYYTMPIITSLLNLMYAYISQTRGEMILFVGIMFITIINLKLSFKKIKVYQFYAYLLLIILVSVFAFVVIDVNRGGMLAGRQGLSYTLVGYFISEFNRLALILDGKLRLPGAGEQAYAFYNVLYPPFSSRIELLNFGNWLGFTAPGEQSVWSSSFNSVKVAKLDENFNWFTIYGSVYSDLGWLSPIWFLGYGILSGFFWNLYRKGELLGIYVYPWFWISIITWWGAFNVLISSPDTTWIIIFSLAFMLIERIQIKNQGGRYSVKYRISSRNI